The Motacilla alba alba isolate MOTALB_02 chromosome 3, Motacilla_alba_V1.0_pri, whole genome shotgun sequence DNA window GTCCCCGCGGCGGCACCGCGTCCCCCAGTGCCACGTCCCCGGTGCCCGTGAGCCCGCGCCAGGTGATGCGTCCCGGTGCCAGCACCGAGCCCGGtgccgccccgcgcccccggccccaCCCGACACCGcgttggggacactggggacacactctggggacactggggacactggggacatgcACTGGGGACAcactctggggacactggggacacacacTGGGACGGCAGCGGTCACACCGCGGGCCGCCGTGGCCCCGAGCCCACGGTGATGCCATGGCTTCCCCGGAGCTCTCGGTGACGTCACGGCCGCACGGTGACGTCACGCCttggccccggccccgcggtgACGTCAGGGCGCGGGAACCCCCCGCCCCCGGGGAGCCGCGATGAGGGTTAAGCACAAACAGCTGGCGGCAGCTggaggggaagggacaggggaGGGACACAGCGGGGACCGGGAGATGCGGAGCAGCGACACACCGGGGACCGGGACGCGGGGGAGGGACACACCGGGGACCGGGACACGCGGGGCTGAGgggcccggggctgggctgggcccgGCGCCAGCCGCCGCTGCTCCCGAGGGGGATGGTGGCACCTCCTCCGTGCtctcaggggctgtggggggctgcaggggccaTGGGGGGCTATGGGGGCCATGGGGAGCTGCGGAGGGTGTGGGGGGCTATGGGGAGCTATGGGGGGCCATGGGGGGCTGCGGTGGTCGTGGGGGGCCCCGGGGGACGCGTCTTTGCCGTGTCCCGGGGGTCTGCAGACCGCgctggggggcacagggccGGGGTGCGGGCAGCACCCCGGGGGGGCTCGCTGCTGGCACCCCTCGAGTGGAGACCCTCAACCCGTGCCGAGACAGAACAGCCCACCCGAGTGCGTCCCGCACATCGCAGCGCACTCCCGCTACGGGTGGCCTGGCGTGCCTCCGGTACAGCCCGGTATGGCCTGGTacagcccggcacagccccggtATAGCCCGGTACAGTGCCGGCACAGCCCGGTAGAGCCCCGGtagagcccagcacagccccggtACAGCCCGGTACAGCCCAGTATGGCCCGGTACAACCCGGCACAGCCCAATACAGCCCGGTATTGCCTGGTACAACCCGGCACAGCCCCGGTACCGCCCGGCATAGCTCAATACAGCCCGGCGTGCCTCCGGTACAGCCCGGTACAGCTCCGGTACAGTGCCGGCACAGCCCCCGTACAGCCCGGTAGAGCCTGGTACAGCCCGGTACAGTGCCGGCACAGCCCGGTAGAGCCCCGGTACAGCCCGGTAcagccccggcacagcccggcagCCCCAGTCCGCCGCGGCACGTCTCCGCGCAGCCCGTCCCGCTGAGGCCCCGCGGCCTCGCCCGCTGTCAGCAGCTGCGGCGAGCTGTCATTAGAGTCATTAGCGCTAATTAGCCgcggccgcccggccccgccccgccctcGCGCCGCGCCTTGTATGGACACGGAGCGGCCGCCAGGGGGCGGAGCGGCGCCGTGACGTCACACCGGGGGGCTGGGCGCCGTGACGTCACGGCAGCCGCGAGCGCGCCGCTGGGCCGGGGCCCGGTTGCCGTGACGTCACCGCCGGGGCAGGGCGCCTCCCGCCGTGCCTCGCGACCGGAAGTGGCGCGCGCTGGGAGACGTGTCGGTGCGGCGGGACCGGAGAGTGAGCGCGGGGCACCGGGGGAACCGGGAGCCGGGACACCGGGGGGAACGGGCGGGAGAGGGAACCGGGGGGAGAGCGGGGCACCGGGGGGACCGGGCGGGAACGGGAACCAGGACACCGGGGGGACCGGGCGGGAACGGGAGCCGGGACACCGGGGGGACCGGGCGGGACAGGGAACCGGGGGGAGAGCGGGGCACCGGGGGGACCGGGCAGGAACGGGAACCGGGGAGAGAGCGGGGCACCAGGGGGCCCGGGCAGGAACGGGAACCGGGACATTGGAAGGCCGGGCAGGAGCGGGGACCGGGCAGGAACGGGAAGTGGGGGGAGGGCGGGGCACCAGGGCCCCCGGGCCGGAACGGGAACCGGGGCACCGGGGGGCTCGGACAGGGGCGGGAACCGGGACACCGTGGGGCTCGGACAGGGGCGGGAACCGGGGCACCGGTCGGTCCGGGCAGGGGCGGGAGCCGGGGCACCGTGGGGCTCGGACAGGGGCGGGAACCGGGGCACCGGGGGGCCCGGGAGCCGGCCCGTGCCGCTCGGGCGGGTCCCCCCGCGGCTGCCAGCGTGCCCGTTGCCCCGGCGTGCAGGATGATCACGGACGTGCAGCTCGCCATCTTCGCCAACATGCTGGGCGTCTCGCTGTTCCTGCTCGTGGTGCTGTACCACTACGTGGCCGTCAACAACCCCAAGAAGCAGGAGTGAGGAGCCCGCGCAGCCCCGAGCAGCCCGCCCCGCCatgccccgcgccgcccgcccgccctccCTCCCGCCAGGCCTCGCTGCAGCCCCGGAGGCGCCAGGCCGAGCTCCTTCCAAACCGGCTTTAACGGAAACACGATGATACACGACACACCCGCGTGGCGTCATCAGCCCCCGCGGGCTCAGCGCAGCAGCAGGGGCGCCGTGGGCAGCAGCCGCGCCAGGGGCGATCGGTGCTGCGGCGCCGCTACCGGGGCCCTGCCCGGGCGCCGCAGGCACGGGGCGGAGCAGGGCCGCGGTGGCGCTGCCCGGTacggcggggccgcggctcgGGGAACGGGCCGCTGCCCCAGCACGGGAAGGGTCTCTCGGTGCTCAGGGGGGGCGCGGGGGCCTCCGGGCGCAGCCCTGCGTGACAGAGCGGGTGTGAGTGGGGCACGGTGCCCCCTGCCCGGGGCGTCGGCTCTCCTGCCCCGCGGCGGGGGCTccgaggggagcagcagcacctacCCGGGCCTTCCTGGGGCTCTGCGGGCGTTCAGCTTCATGGGGAGCACCTGcggagagcagggaagaggatCAGCGCCAGGTCTTTGTCCCTGGGCTTCCCCCGTGTCTTGGGGAAAGGTGTGTGGGACAGAAATGTCTGGCAGAGCCCCACGGGGGCTCCCAGTCTGTGGGGCAGCCCCCCAACGGGGGcacaggccctgctgcctgcccgtCCCCTCCCTGCCGGTGCCCCTGGTACCTGCAGAGGTGCCACgtcctggagctcctgcacGCCTCGCTGGGCCTCCCGTGCTCCGTGGCCGGCGCTCGGCGCTGCCCGGCTGCCCCTGGGGACGGGCCCTGTGTGACAGAGGagacagagctcagccctgccggCACTCGGTGCCGGGCTGGAGCCATCGTGGGGCACggtggcacagcctggtgacatccctgcagtgtccctcCCTGCCGGCTCTGCCCCTGGGCACGGCCCAGCAGCGCGGGGTGGCTCTGGCAGTGGCGGATGccgggatgggatgggcacagAGCTCAGTCCCAGCTCGTGCTGCCCGTgcacagggctctgcccggCTCCTGGCGCGGTGTCCCGCGGCACTGGTGTGACCGTGCTGGCCAGGCTTACCGGGAGTGAGGAGCTGGGGGCACAGCTGTGACCTCTGAGCCGGGCTGTGTCCTGGGGCAGGGGACgtctgctcagcctgggcagctggggggaaaaaggaagctGTTTGGGGGCCTGGCTGCAGTGGACAGCGCTGAAGGAACACACCTGAGTTGCCTCAGTTTCTGCTCACCTGGTTCAAGTCTTTATCCCAACCCCGTTTTTCCCCATCCCACAGAAGTGGTGAGGTGGGGGGCCCGCTGGGGGGAAGCCAGGCCCCGCAGCAGATGGGaccctgcaggcaggagccccTGCTGGACTACAGCAGCACAAGCAGTGCCAGCCTcggccagcagagccagcagcagccgggGGTGTCACTGGGGCCTGGCAGCCCCCCTCAGCCCGGCACGGACACAGGTCTGGGCTCCCCGGGGTGCAGCcagggggacacggggaacCAGGGGAgggtgggacaggagcagggcagcaggggctcCAGCCTGTCACAGCTCCGAGCACACTCGGCTtgttccctgctgcctggggagggccaggctggggtggcacagccaggggctgtgtgagggcACCAGCACGGGCCCTGGGAGGAAGAGCCAGGGCTCagagcatccctgtgcccacacagtgctgctgacaGTGCTGGGCCCCTCGCAGGTGGCACTGTGCGAGAGGGTGGTGGGAGGGCTGGAGGGGCCAGGCAGGAAGCAGGGCAAGCTgatgccagggcaggggaggaagaGCCGGGTCCTGGTGCCGCTGGCAGGCAGCACGAGGGTGCAGTGTCCCCTGGGGGCTCACTCTGCTGGgccctgtgctggaggaggcCGTGCCAGCGGGGAGCACGGGAGACCCCagccaggggacaccagggaccAGGCTCTGCCCCTCGGGCTCACagccaggggacaccagggaccAGGCTCTCGGGCTCACACAGTCTGTTCCTGCTCACGCCCCAagctgtccccagtccctcgGGCAGGGATGGGGCCAGGGCTCACTCCAGGCCAAAGGAACAGACGGAACAACGTGCCCATGAGAACATCAGCCTTTTATTTCCTCCCCACCATGTTCTCATGGCAGACAAGACACAGTCATGAC harbors:
- the OST4 gene encoding dolichyl-diphosphooligosaccharide--protein glycosyltransferase subunit 4; this encodes MITDVQLAIFANMLGVSLFLLVVLYHYVAVNNPKKQE